Proteins encoded by one window of Winogradskyella sp. PG-2:
- a CDS encoding PorP/SprF family type IX secretion system membrane protein, with product MKRYLLTILVICCALQMVFPQEDDGIVALDLPIRNSLVFNRYAINPTFSFVREQHKYLSINNKTEWRQFENAPETYLASYSGRFTEKIGAGIAVFQQNYGVLTTFGGLLNFAYNAKLNTDSNLTFGLNVGAYKSGVNMSNVITNFDDPSLQNAPSNFLLTVNPGINYGTKFLDFGVSINNLVLYNFKSSLLIEDNPKQGIQAHVMHTGYFNGRGFFDDAKFTAMLKSEFRKDETIISGLAMLNVPKGLWLQVGYNNVYGVSVGLGLNITKQIALEYNIEKSIGELVEFGSSHEITLAYRFIPKKTYDYSGDEKVSGLFTKKKNAVVEMSQEELAGIRERAAERRAKAKLDTEAQKLAKKETEEKARLKEEQRAQRKTEAEAKIEAEKMAKERAAERAKLLIEQRAKEAAEEKAKEEAEAKAKELADQKAKEEATIRAKELADQIAKEAAEAKAKKLADQKAKEEAVQRAKELAQQKADVEAEVIAKELADQKAKEEAEAIAKELAQQKVIEEAENKAKEEAAQRAKELADEKAKDELISNPKDELGKTMKDIAKSTEDSKLEQNDLLKKFDEIVNVKDKDLKDLKEENDLSDQGITVQPKPFKSVKEENNKLNAIKLDLDNVIVDRNDKIEKLQRLYDERSKVVGFTADEVTLYYKKEIKRLQSEQLTAIATKTKLETRLESIKVATEYEKRRRIKRAAFDNQDDRYAQDRSMLKNIKRTTAISNEALKSSDFNFGEDQGNNIKILKNINNVESGYYLIIAVHSDVNKRNEFVTKVIASGRTDMDFFYDITTSKYYIYYDKFNSIEQANEAMKSKGNRPYNIKMSLVKIEN from the coding sequence ATGAAAAGATATCTTTTGACCATATTAGTTATATGCTGCGCTTTGCAGATGGTCTTCCCTCAAGAAGATGATGGTATTGTAGCCTTAGATTTACCAATAAGAAATTCTTTAGTATTTAATCGCTATGCTATTAATCCTACGTTTAGTTTTGTTAGAGAACAACATAAATATTTAAGTATAAATAATAAAACTGAATGGAGGCAATTTGAAAATGCTCCTGAAACTTATTTGGCAAGTTATTCTGGTCGTTTTACTGAAAAAATTGGAGCTGGAATAGCTGTATTTCAACAAAATTATGGAGTATTAACCACATTTGGCGGGTTATTAAACTTCGCGTATAATGCAAAATTGAATACAGATAGCAACTTAACTTTTGGACTTAATGTTGGTGCCTATAAAAGTGGGGTTAACATGTCTAATGTTATTACAAATTTTGATGATCCTTCATTACAAAATGCACCATCAAACTTTTTACTTACTGTAAATCCTGGCATTAATTATGGTACAAAGTTTTTAGATTTTGGCGTCTCAATTAACAACTTAGTACTTTATAATTTCAAGTCTTCACTACTTATTGAAGATAATCCTAAGCAAGGCATACAAGCCCATGTAATGCATACAGGCTATTTTAATGGTCGTGGTTTTTTTGATGACGCAAAGTTTACTGCAATGTTGAAATCAGAATTTAGAAAAGATGAAACCATTATTTCTGGTTTAGCTATGCTAAATGTTCCTAAGGGCCTTTGGTTGCAAGTAGGTTATAACAATGTTTATGGAGTTTCTGTTGGTTTAGGATTAAACATAACAAAACAGATTGCATTAGAATACAATATTGAAAAATCTATTGGTGAATTAGTAGAATTCGGATCTTCTCATGAAATTACTTTAGCCTACAGATTTATTCCTAAGAAAACATATGACTATAGTGGAGATGAAAAAGTTAGTGGATTATTCACTAAAAAGAAGAACGCTGTAGTTGAAATGTCACAAGAAGAACTAGCAGGTATTAGAGAAAGAGCTGCAGAAAGAAGAGCGAAAGCTAAGTTAGATACAGAAGCTCAAAAACTTGCTAAAAAGGAAACTGAAGAAAAAGCAAGACTTAAAGAAGAACAAAGAGCTCAAAGAAAAACTGAGGCAGAAGCTAAGATAGAAGCTGAAAAAATGGCTAAGGAAAGAGCAGCAGAACGTGCAAAACTATTAATAGAGCAACGTGCTAAAGAAGCTGCAGAAGAAAAAGCCAAAGAAGAAGCAGAAGCTAAGGCAAAAGAATTAGCAGATCAAAAAGCTAAGGAAGAGGCTACTATTAGAGCTAAAGAATTAGCTGATCAAATTGCTAAAGAAGCTGCAGAAGCAAAAGCCAAGAAATTAGCAGACCAAAAAGCTAAGGAAGAAGCTGTACAAAGAGCTAAAGAACTAGCACAACAAAAAGCTGATGTGGAAGCAGAAGTCATAGCAAAAGAATTAGCGGATCAAAAAGCAAAAGAAGAGGCTGAAGCAATAGCCAAAGAGTTAGCACAACAAAAGGTTATAGAGGAAGCAGAAAATAAAGCAAAAGAAGAAGCTGCTCAAAGAGCTAAAGAATTGGCAGATGAGAAAGCTAAAGACGAATTAATTTCTAATCCAAAAGACGAACTTGGTAAAACTATGAAGGATATTGCCAAGTCAACTGAGGATTCTAAATTAGAACAAAATGATCTTTTAAAGAAATTTGATGAGATTGTTAATGTTAAAGACAAGGATCTTAAAGATTTAAAAGAAGAAAATGATTTAAGTGATCAAGGTATAACTGTTCAACCTAAACCTTTTAAAAGTGTTAAGGAAGAAAACAACAAACTAAATGCTATTAAATTAGACTTAGATAATGTTATCGTAGATCGCAATGATAAAATTGAGAAACTTCAGCGATTATATGATGAGCGATCAAAAGTTGTTGGTTTTACAGCTGATGAGGTTACGCTTTATTATAAAAAAGAGATTAAACGTTTACAATCGGAACAGTTAACAGCAATAGCAACAAAAACGAAATTAGAAACTCGTTTAGAATCTATTAAAGTAGCAACTGAATATGAGAAGAGAAGGCGAATTAAACGTGCAGCCTTTGATAATCAAGATGACAGATATGCCCAAGACAGATCAATGCTAAAAAATATTAAGAGAACAACAGCAATCAGTAATGAAGCTTTAAAATCATCAGACTTTAATTTTGGTGAAGATCAAGGAAATAATATTAAGATTTTAAAGAACATTAATAACGTAGAAAGCGGTTATTATTTAATAATAGCAGTTCATAGCGACGTTAACAAAAGAAATGAATTTGTAACTAAAGTCATCGCTTCTGGTAGAACAGATATGGATTTCTTCTACGATATTACTACAAGTAAATATTATATCTATTACGACAAGTTTAATAGTATTGAACAGGCTAATGAAGCCATGAAATCTAAAGGAAATAGACCGTATAACATAAAAATGTCCCTCGTGAAAATTGAAAATTAA
- a CDS encoding gliding motility-associated C-terminal domain-containing protein: MHKPTIVKLYIYLFLFAFVLQGHINAQIVIGTPNLEFSQACASASFNTFSATFIFSPESELNSTNQFSIELSNAVGDFSEPTVVYTSAAGSVTESPATLSFSLPETTGGENYKIRIKSSSPVATSTPSADFAAYYKLQDSPFTINNLVSTGAFCTGGSYLLAIDNPGSGSNDSPLLYPSLTYNWYKETSATTSVFVAEGSTLSVSVEGTYFVETNYGSCTSDSFSNRVTISEATSGEADITIASSLGNPYCPEQGMTTLSTIGGNNYIWFKDGIIIPEATGQMYQTDESGTFSVQVDLGDCSASGSIDLVSELFDSSINVDDINTIESGESIMVTVTTSATSPEFEWYYNNTLISSETTDSYEVSEFGDYKVVITETSGCVASKAYEFVLEEQQDPFPDVPKIPNVISPNGDGINDTWVIPQQYTMGTNTEVQILNDRGKVVFQTINYLNNWPENQLELTSINTLYYYIITTQDLETKQGSITIVK, translated from the coding sequence CCAAACCTTGAATTTAGTCAGGCTTGTGCTAGTGCATCGTTTAATACTTTTAGTGCAACATTTATATTTTCACCAGAATCTGAATTAAATTCTACTAATCAGTTTAGTATAGAATTATCAAATGCTGTCGGTGATTTCTCTGAGCCAACTGTAGTTTATACATCTGCTGCTGGGTCTGTAACCGAGTCTCCTGCAACCTTATCTTTCTCATTACCTGAAACTACAGGTGGTGAAAATTATAAAATTAGAATAAAAAGTAGCTCTCCTGTTGCTACAAGTACTCCATCTGCTGATTTTGCAGCTTATTATAAATTACAAGATTCACCTTTTACTATTAATAATTTAGTATCAACTGGTGCTTTTTGTACTGGTGGAAGTTATTTACTTGCCATTGACAATCCAGGATCTGGATCAAATGATTCACCACTACTCTATCCTAGTTTAACATATAATTGGTATAAAGAAACAAGTGCAACAACATCTGTTTTTGTAGCAGAAGGTTCCACTTTATCTGTAAGTGTTGAAGGCACATATTTTGTAGAAACAAATTATGGCTCTTGTACTTCAGATTCATTTTCTAATCGTGTTACTATATCAGAAGCTACCTCTGGTGAAGCGGATATTACAATTGCATCGAGTTTGGGTAATCCGTATTGTCCAGAGCAAGGAATGACAACATTAAGTACTATTGGCGGTAATAATTATATATGGTTTAAAGATGGCATCATTATACCTGAAGCTACTGGGCAAATGTATCAAACTGATGAATCAGGTACATTTTCTGTTCAAGTAGATCTTGGAGATTGTTCAGCTTCTGGCTCGATAGATCTGGTAAGCGAATTATTTGATAGTTCTATAAATGTAGATGACATTAATACTATAGAATCTGGAGAAAGCATAATGGTTACAGTTACAACATCTGCTACAAGTCCTGAATTTGAATGGTACTATAATAACACATTAATTTCTAGTGAAACTACAGATTCATATGAGGTTTCTGAGTTTGGTGACTATAAAGTTGTAATTACTGAAACATCTGGGTGCGTGGCTTCAAAAGCATATGAATTTGTGTTAGAAGAACAACAAGATCCTTTTCCTGATGTTCCAAAAATCCCAAATGTTATTAGTCCAAATGGTGACGGCATAAACGACACTTGGGTAATTCCACAACAATATACAATGGGAACAAATACAGAAGTTCAGATTTTAAATGATCGTGGAAAAGTGGTATTTCAAACCATAAATTATCTAAACAATTGGCCAGAAAACCAATTAGAACTTACAAGTATTAATACACTATACTATTATATCATAACAACCCAAGACCTTGAAACAAAACAAGGCTCTATAACTATAGTGAAATAA